A stretch of the Salinigranum rubrum genome encodes the following:
- the acnA gene encoding aconitate hydratase AcnA yields MVEIDPFDAIRELEFDGDTYQMADLTALEEAGLCELDHLPVSIRVLLESVLRNVDGDTISAEDVRNVASWQPDVPDVELPFTPSRVVLQDLTGVPAVVDLAALRSAVDRKGKDSAVVEPEIPIDLVIDHSVQVDFFGSEDAYERNVELEYERNGERYRALKWAQQAFDDFRVVPPGTGIVHQVNLEYLGRVVHARERDGENWLLPDTLVGTDSHTPMIGGIGVVGWGVGGIEAEAAMLGQPITMKLPEVVGVRLTGELPEGATATDLVLHVTEQLREVGVVDRFVEFFGPGVANLTVPDRATIANMAPEQGSTISMFGVDEATLDYLELTGREEKHIELVREYLDAQGLFGEQNPEYTETVELDLSTITPSLAGPKRPQDRVPMEDMKTHFRGLVHGELEDELDDVDEDALTRWLGESSASDDDRPDPDLPEPDVGDLNKRVEVDVNGETTEIGHGSVVVSAITSCTNTSNPSVMLAAGLLARNAVERGLDVPAYVKTSLAPGSRVVTEYLEASGLLPYLEDLGYNVVGYGCTTCIGNAGPLPEPIERAIDEHDLWTTSVLSGNRNFEARIHPKVRANYLASPPLVVAYGLAGQMDIDLETDPLGTDDNGDPVYLADIWPDADEIHTAVHESVDASMFEEKYAEVFEGDERWEALDAPSGDVYEWNDSSTYIREPPFFKDFPLEKPSVANIEDASTLMLLGDTVTTDHISPAGPFSRELPAGEWLVEQGVEPNEFNTYGARRGNHEVMMRGTFANVRIENEMLDDVEGGYTIHQPTGEQTTVFEASRRYRADDTPLVVFAGEELGTGSSRDWAAKGTDLLGVRATIAESYERIFRDNLVGMGVLPLQFAEGDSWESLGLDGSERVAIHGLDDGLDVNEELTVVAERADGSTVEFPVTAQVGTPAAVRYVENGGILHLVLRRLLTEE; encoded by the coding sequence ATGGTTGAAATCGATCCCTTCGACGCGATACGCGAGCTCGAGTTCGACGGGGATACCTACCAGATGGCGGACCTCACCGCCCTCGAAGAGGCGGGGCTCTGCGAACTGGATCATCTGCCGGTCAGCATCCGCGTCCTCCTCGAATCCGTCCTCCGGAACGTCGACGGCGACACGATCTCCGCCGAGGACGTTCGGAACGTCGCGTCGTGGCAACCTGACGTGCCGGACGTCGAGCTCCCGTTCACACCGTCGCGGGTCGTCTTGCAGGACCTCACCGGTGTTCCTGCCGTCGTCGACCTCGCAGCGCTCCGCTCCGCAGTTGACCGGAAGGGAAAGGATTCTGCCGTCGTCGAGCCAGAGATTCCAATCGACCTCGTGATTGACCACAGCGTGCAGGTCGACTTCTTCGGGAGCGAGGACGCCTACGAGCGCAACGTCGAACTGGAGTACGAACGCAACGGCGAGCGCTATCGAGCGCTCAAGTGGGCACAGCAGGCGTTCGACGACTTCCGCGTTGTCCCGCCGGGGACGGGCATCGTCCACCAGGTGAATCTCGAGTATCTGGGTCGCGTCGTCCACGCTCGTGAGCGCGACGGCGAGAACTGGCTCCTCCCCGATACGCTCGTCGGCACGGACAGCCACACGCCGATGATCGGCGGCATCGGCGTCGTCGGCTGGGGGGTCGGTGGTATCGAAGCCGAAGCCGCGATGCTCGGCCAGCCCATCACGATGAAACTTCCCGAGGTGGTCGGCGTCCGTCTCACCGGCGAACTTCCGGAGGGCGCGACCGCGACCGACCTCGTGCTGCACGTCACCGAACAGCTTCGCGAGGTTGGGGTCGTCGACCGATTCGTCGAGTTCTTCGGGCCGGGCGTCGCGAACCTGACCGTTCCCGATCGGGCGACCATCGCGAACATGGCCCCCGAGCAGGGCTCGACCATCTCGATGTTCGGCGTCGACGAGGCGACGTTGGACTACCTCGAACTCACTGGCCGCGAGGAGAAACACATCGAACTGGTTCGTGAATATCTCGACGCACAGGGGCTGTTCGGTGAACAGAATCCCGAGTACACTGAGACGGTCGAACTCGACCTCTCGACGATCACCCCGAGTCTCGCTGGCCCGAAGCGCCCGCAGGACCGCGTCCCGATGGAAGACATGAAGACCCACTTCCGGGGGCTGGTTCACGGCGAACTCGAGGACGAACTCGACGATGTCGACGAAGACGCGCTCACTCGATGGCTCGGCGAAAGCAGCGCTTCCGACGACGACCGGCCCGACCCCGATCTGCCGGAGCCGGATGTCGGTGACCTCAACAAACGCGTCGAAGTCGACGTGAACGGCGAGACGACCGAAATCGGACACGGGAGCGTCGTCGTCAGTGCCATCACCAGCTGTACAAACACGTCGAACCCGTCCGTGATGCTCGCAGCTGGCTTGCTCGCCCGCAACGCCGTCGAGCGTGGGCTCGATGTCCCGGCGTACGTCAAGACCAGTCTCGCACCGGGTAGTCGCGTCGTCACCGAATATCTCGAAGCGTCGGGCCTGCTCCCCTATCTTGAGGACCTCGGCTACAACGTCGTCGGCTACGGCTGTACGACCTGTATCGGGAACGCCGGTCCACTTCCCGAACCCATCGAGCGTGCAATCGACGAGCACGACCTCTGGACGACGAGCGTGCTCTCCGGGAACCGGAACTTCGAGGCGCGCATTCACCCGAAAGTGCGGGCGAACTACCTCGCCAGCCCACCGCTCGTCGTCGCCTATGGACTCGCCGGTCAGATGGACATTGACCTCGAAACGGACCCACTCGGGACGGACGATAACGGAGACCCGGTCTACCTCGCCGACATCTGGCCGGACGCCGACGAAATCCACACGGCGGTCCATGAGAGCGTGGACGCTTCGATGTTCGAGGAAAAGTACGCCGAGGTGTTCGAGGGTGACGAACGCTGGGAGGCGCTCGATGCGCCGAGCGGGGACGTCTACGAGTGGAACGACTCCTCGACGTATATCCGCGAGCCGCCCTTTTTCAAGGACTTCCCGCTGGAGAAACCGAGTGTCGCGAATATCGAAGACGCCAGCACGCTGATGCTGCTCGGCGATACGGTCACAACCGACCACATCAGCCCGGCAGGACCGTTCTCTCGCGAGCTACCGGCCGGTGAGTGGCTCGTCGAGCAGGGCGTCGAACCCAACGAGTTCAACACCTACGGTGCCCGTCGGGGCAACCACGAGGTGATGATGCGCGGCACCTTCGCCAACGTCCGCATCGAGAACGAGATGCTCGACGACGTTGAGGGCGGCTACACGATTCACCAGCCGACGGGCGAGCAGACGACCGTCTTCGAGGCGAGCCGCCGCTATCGAGCGGACGACACGCCGCTCGTCGTGTTCGCCGGCGAGGAACTCGGCACTGGGTCGAGTCGCGACTGGGCCGCGAAGGGGACCGACCTCCTGGGCGTTCGTGCCACCATCGCCGAAAGTTACGAACGGATCTTCCGAGACAACCTCGTCGGCATGGGTGTCCTCCCGCTCCAGTTCGCCGAGGGCGACTCGTGGGAATCGCTCGGTCTCGATGGCTCGGAACGGGTTGCGATTCACGGCCTTGACGACGGTCTTGATGTGAACGAGGAACTCACAGTCGTTGCAGAACGCGCCGACGGCTCGACGGTCGAATTCCCGGTCACGGCGCAGGTCGGGACGCCTGCGGCCGTTCGATACGTTGAGAACGGTGGCATCCTTCATCTGGTGCTCCGTCGGTTGCTCACGGAGGAGTAG
- a CDS encoding S16 family serine protease translates to MSSDNSAAVSRPSDTERDVIGRVEETLLSRRGFLAGLGLGGGGAGAVLGLTRAGEGFQSLATLAGGATLPAPTRYYLPAVDGSDDGLVVPFEVEFTDGEGELFVNLNGIEVRHDLQLALREAREAATRLTGGSLTNTATHVTFESPSSGVLALRGKSWEAGLTVALVASLRQRSLSQETLITGIVDDAGALLPVGGIETKARAARAVGARELIVPAGAPTDVAVQGLRIVESPSITDALDRIL, encoded by the coding sequence ATGTCCTCCGACAACTCAGCTGCCGTCTCTCGACCGTCCGATACGGAGCGCGACGTGATCGGTCGGGTCGAAGAGACGCTCTTGTCACGGCGGGGGTTCCTCGCAGGACTCGGCCTCGGGGGCGGCGGCGCTGGGGCGGTTCTCGGCCTCACGCGAGCGGGAGAAGGGTTTCAGTCGCTGGCGACGCTTGCGGGTGGGGCCACGCTTCCCGCACCAACACGGTACTATCTCCCAGCAGTCGACGGCTCCGACGACGGCCTCGTCGTCCCGTTCGAGGTGGAGTTCACCGACGGGGAGGGTGAGCTATTTGTGAATCTGAACGGGATCGAGGTCCGTCACGACCTCCAGCTTGCGCTCCGAGAGGCGAGGGAGGCGGCCACGCGTCTCACGGGGGGTTCGCTCACCAACACGGCGACGCACGTCACGTTCGAGTCCCCCTCCTCTGGCGTGCTCGCACTCCGCGGGAAGAGCTGGGAGGCCGGGCTCACCGTCGCACTCGTCGCCAGTCTCCGCCAGCGGTCACTCTCACAGGAGACGCTCATCACGGGAATCGTCGACGACGCAGGCGCGTTGCTCCCCGTCGGCGGGATCGAGACGAAAGCCCGCGCCGCGCGAGCAGTCGGCGCACGGGAGCTGATCGTCCCGGCGGGCGCACCGACGGACGTGGCTGTTCAAGGGCTCCGAATCGTCGAATCCCCCTCGATTACAGATGCACTCGACCGGATTCTGTGA
- a CDS encoding plastocyanin/azurin family copper-binding protein, which translates to MTDPLTRRRMLQLTGGAAAVGLAGCTGTQTNDGAANGTPTDTEHDDSTAESEHSEDESGHDDGEDGHDEAVGAPTDTAEVRMITEDGGYHFEPHVVRVNVGGTVTWNNESGSHSTTAYHPDNDQPQLVPDGAATWDSGIVSEQGATFEHTFETEGVYHYYCTPHESLGMIGSVIVGEPDPHEQVALEEPPADKPERVREKLDELNGMIQTALGDDHEEDSQ; encoded by the coding sequence ATGACCGACCCACTCACGCGCCGACGGATGCTCCAGCTGACCGGTGGTGCAGCGGCTGTTGGGCTCGCGGGTTGTACCGGGACGCAAACCAACGATGGGGCGGCGAACGGCACGCCGACCGACACCGAACACGACGACAGCACCGCGGAATCCGAACACAGCGAGGACGAGAGCGGCCACGACGACGGGGAGGATGGCCACGACGAGGCGGTCGGCGCACCCACGGATACGGCCGAGGTGCGGATGATCACCGAGGACGGCGGCTACCACTTCGAGCCCCACGTCGTGCGGGTGAACGTCGGGGGAACCGTCACCTGGAACAACGAGAGTGGGAGTCACTCGACGACCGCCTACCACCCCGACAACGACCAGCCCCAGCTCGTTCCCGACGGCGCAGCCACGTGGGACAGCGGCATCGTCTCCGAGCAGGGTGCGACGTTCGAACACACCTTCGAGACCGAGGGCGTCTACCACTACTACTGTACGCCCCACGAGAGCCTCGGGATGATCGGCAGTGTCATCGTCGGCGAGCCGGACCCCCACGAGCAGGTCGCACTCGAAGAGCCGCCGGCCGACAAGCCCGAGCGCGTCCGCGAGAAGCTCGACGAGCTGAACGGGATGATCCAGACGGCACTCGGCGACGACCACGAAGAGGACAGCCAGTAG
- a CDS encoding winged helix-turn-helix domain-containing protein, with translation MNEERDTSAIFAILDDDYARAILEATRRERLSAKALSEECDMSVSTVSRRVNILLEHDLLEEHTHVDPDGHHYSEYEAQLEGVDVELRETGFDVRVELREDAADRFTRIWDEMRNE, from the coding sequence GTGAACGAGGAGCGGGACACGTCGGCGATCTTCGCCATCCTCGACGACGACTATGCACGCGCGATCCTTGAGGCGACTCGTCGCGAGCGGCTCTCAGCGAAGGCGCTCAGCGAAGAGTGCGATATGTCTGTCTCCACCGTGTCCCGCCGGGTCAACATCCTGCTGGAGCACGACCTCCTCGAAGAACACACCCACGTCGACCCTGACGGCCACCACTACAGCGAGTACGAAGCGCAACTCGAAGGAGTCGATGTCGAACTCCGAGAGACGGGGTTCGACGTGCGCGTTGAACTGCGCGAGGACGCCGCCGACCGGTTCACCCGCATCTGGGACGAAATGAGAAACGAGTAA
- a CDS encoding DUF7521 family protein: protein MHAELIIAKFVTMVLGFLIAYQAYRGYRRNNSRPMLYVAIGFVFVSFGAVIEGILFDVVGLTLSDAATIATAIVAIGMLTILYALYGGPREMEG from the coding sequence ATGCACGCTGAACTCATCATCGCGAAGTTCGTCACGATGGTCCTCGGGTTTCTGATCGCTTATCAGGCCTACCGAGGCTACCGCCGCAACAACAGTCGACCGATGCTGTACGTCGCCATCGGCTTCGTGTTCGTCAGCTTCGGGGCCGTCATCGAGGGCATCCTGTTCGATGTCGTCGGACTCACCCTCTCGGATGCAGCGACCATCGCAACGGCCATCGTCGCCATCGGGATGCTCACTATCCTGTATGCACTCTACGGCGGGCCGAGGGAAATGGAGGGATAG
- a CDS encoding DUF7521 family protein — MVDTATAILVLVRVLVLLLGVLITYYSLQAYRRTGTPYMRNATLGFGIITVGVFLEGVLFEFAGLDLAVVHIVESVAIGLGFLVLLHSLRQ, encoded by the coding sequence ATGGTCGACACCGCGACTGCGATTCTCGTCCTCGTTCGCGTGCTCGTCCTCCTGCTGGGTGTGCTCATCACGTACTATAGTCTCCAGGCGTACCGACGGACGGGGACGCCCTATATGCGGAACGCGACACTCGGGTTCGGCATCATCACCGTCGGCGTCTTCCTCGAAGGCGTCCTGTTCGAATTCGCCGGGCTCGATCTCGCCGTTGTCCACATCGTCGAGTCGGTCGCAATCGGGCTCGGGTTCCTCGTCCTCCTGCACTCGCTCCGACAGTAA
- a CDS encoding DUF302 domain-containing protein translates to MHYTMQTSVDGEFDAVVDATVDALEDEGFGVLCDIDVRETLKQKLDEEFRSYRILGACNPTLAHQALEEELGLGALLPCNVVVYETDDDEVAVRAVDPERLVGVADNPALDSVASEVHGRFERVLAAVEAGSY, encoded by the coding sequence ATGCACTATACAATGCAGACCTCCGTCGACGGGGAGTTCGACGCGGTCGTCGACGCGACGGTCGATGCGCTCGAAGACGAAGGATTCGGCGTCCTCTGTGACATCGACGTTCGGGAGACGCTCAAGCAGAAACTCGACGAGGAGTTCCGCAGCTACCGTATTCTCGGAGCGTGTAATCCCACACTGGCGCATCAGGCGCTCGAAGAAGAGCTCGGGCTCGGCGCGCTGCTCCCGTGTAACGTGGTGGTGTACGAGACCGACGACGACGAGGTCGCCGTTCGGGCTGTCGACCCAGAACGGCTGGTGGGCGTTGCGGACAACCCAGCACTCGACTCGGTCGCCTCCGAGGTCCACGGGCGCTTCGAGCGCGTCTTGGCCGCCGTCGAAGCGGGGTCGTACTGA
- a CDS encoding SHOCT domain-containing protein: protein MVETSQRDLTTLLLVLLGVVVLWPIVMMGFGGMMGYGGMGFGGMMSGPYGGSGGFGVLGIVLQLAVLLVLLGGGYLLVRRVLDQQQSHDTALEELRVAYARGDLSDEEFERRRETLESSE from the coding sequence ATGGTGGAGACGAGCCAGCGCGACCTCACGACGCTCTTACTCGTCCTGCTGGGCGTGGTCGTCCTCTGGCCCATCGTGATGATGGGCTTCGGCGGCATGATGGGGTACGGCGGTATGGGCTTCGGTGGGATGATGAGCGGACCGTACGGCGGGAGTGGGGGGTTCGGCGTTCTCGGGATCGTCCTGCAGCTCGCCGTCCTGCTCGTGCTCCTCGGTGGCGGCTACCTGCTCGTTCGCCGCGTTCTCGACCAGCAACAGTCACACGACACGGCACTCGAGGAGCTTCGAGTCGCGTACGCGAGAGGCGACCTCTCCGACGAGGAGTTCGAGCGACGCCGGGAGACGCTCGAATCGAGCGAGTGA
- a CDS encoding helix-turn-helix domain-containing protein — MTDSMSELLRQDMTCEGLLECFHGLKELDKEVFRVVTQSDDSLTVDEIAEQIDRERSTAYRSVRRLMQTGFVQKEQINYEQGGYYHVYRPTDPDVIADEMQRLLNDWYAKMGQLIGEFRETYADTASQSAAAES, encoded by the coding sequence ATGACCGATTCGATGAGCGAGCTCCTCCGACAGGACATGACCTGTGAGGGGTTGTTGGAGTGTTTCCACGGGCTGAAAGAACTGGACAAGGAAGTCTTTCGAGTGGTGACACAGAGTGACGACTCTCTGACCGTGGACGAGATCGCGGAGCAGATCGACCGTGAACGCTCGACTGCGTACCGGTCGGTCCGGCGACTGATGCAGACGGGATTCGTCCAAAAAGAGCAGATCAACTACGAACAGGGTGGGTACTACCACGTATATCGACCGACTGATCCCGATGTCATCGCCGACGAAATGCAGCGACTCCTCAACGACTGGTACGCCAAGATGGGACAGTTGATCGGGGAGTTCAGGGAGACGTACGCCGACACGGCGTCACAATCCGCTGCCGCTGAATCGTGA
- a CDS encoding DUF4188 domain-containing protein, whose protein sequence is MSKVIRGRMAAEIDGDFVIYINGFRLNKLRAVHKWIRAGRKIGVMFEELAADPDSGFLGYQPALQGLRGGGSIQYWRSLEDLQRFAQDPNDMHVPAWKWVNENLQNGEVGFWAEIYLIENGNYETFYRDMPPKGLGSLTELVPMAEHTRRFGMTTGRSIPGDGHRSEDADDNE, encoded by the coding sequence ATGTCGAAAGTAATCAGGGGCCGGATGGCTGCGGAGATAGACGGCGATTTCGTGATCTACATCAACGGATTTCGACTCAACAAGCTCCGGGCCGTCCACAAGTGGATCCGCGCGGGTCGGAAGATAGGTGTGATGTTCGAGGAACTGGCGGCCGACCCCGACAGCGGCTTCCTCGGGTATCAGCCTGCCCTGCAGGGTCTCCGCGGGGGCGGCTCGATCCAATACTGGCGGTCGCTCGAAGACCTCCAGCGGTTTGCACAGGACCCGAACGACATGCACGTCCCGGCCTGGAAGTGGGTCAACGAGAACCTGCAAAACGGTGAAGTCGGCTTCTGGGCCGAGATCTACCTGATCGAGAACGGCAACTACGAGACCTTCTACCGGGACATGCCCCCCAAGGGATTGGGCAGTCTGACAGAACTTGTCCCGATGGCGGAGCACACGCGCCGTTTTGGCATGACGACGGGGCGCTCGATACCGGGCGACGGGCACCGATCGGAGGATGCCGATGACAATGAATAG
- a CDS encoding alpha/beta fold hydrolase has translation MLRTGAALTGTAALGSVAGCLGGPGRSKQVAYPLDRDDPTVRAARVAEKRAYEHYGLDFSEHLVGVPELDLEIRVVEVGAGPPVVVIPGGIGEGMKWLPLLPELEGYTAYVMDRPGGGLSDGIDHRTRPLREIAASSTKALFDNFDLDEAPIVGSSMGGLWTLRFALAHPERVGPIALLGTPATFPGENVDVPQRIASLPMISGVMFENVVQPDNTADVREGWERNGHPEETATGLPEAYAEATYRMDNLPYFTLSWTSLIQSVMGFWGNRPGPSLQPKDLREIRSPVLLLWGGNDPFGSIETGRAGAEHFRDAEFHEAGVGHLPWLDAPEACGELVRGFLGENA, from the coding sequence GTGCTTCGAACCGGGGCAGCCCTCACCGGGACGGCAGCACTCGGATCGGTAGCAGGGTGTCTCGGTGGACCGGGCAGATCGAAACAGGTCGCCTATCCGCTCGACAGGGACGACCCCACGGTACGGGCGGCCCGCGTGGCCGAAAAGCGGGCGTACGAACACTACGGGCTCGATTTCAGCGAGCATCTCGTCGGGGTACCGGAGTTGGACCTCGAAATCCGGGTCGTCGAGGTCGGGGCAGGCCCGCCGGTCGTCGTGATTCCCGGTGGAATCGGTGAGGGGATGAAGTGGCTCCCGCTCCTTCCCGAATTGGAAGGGTACACCGCATACGTCATGGACCGCCCGGGCGGTGGTCTGAGCGACGGGATCGATCACCGAACACGACCGCTCCGGGAGATAGCTGCGAGTTCGACGAAGGCGCTCTTCGACAACTTCGACCTCGACGAGGCCCCGATCGTCGGAAGTTCGATGGGCGGGCTCTGGACCCTCCGGTTCGCGCTCGCCCACCCGGAGCGCGTGGGACCCATTGCCCTCCTCGGGACGCCCGCGACGTTCCCAGGGGAGAACGTGGACGTGCCCCAGCGTATCGCATCGCTCCCCATGATTAGTGGCGTGATGTTCGAAAACGTCGTCCAACCCGACAATACTGCGGATGTCCGGGAAGGATGGGAACGGAACGGGCATCCGGAGGAGACGGCGACGGGACTCCCGGAAGCGTACGCCGAAGCGACGTATCGGATGGACAACCTGCCGTACTTCACACTCTCCTGGACGAGCCTGATTCAGAGTGTAATGGGGTTCTGGGGAAACCGCCCTGGACCGTCGTTGCAGCCGAAGGACCTCCGGGAGATTCGCTCGCCAGTCCTGCTCCTGTGGGGGGGCAACGATCCGTTCGGGAGCATCGAGACGGGGAGAGCCGGTGCGGAACACTTCCGGGACGCGGAGTTCCACGAAGCGGGGGTTGGACACCTTCCGTGGTTGGATGCCCCCGAAGCCTGTGGTGAGTTGGTTCGTGGATTCCTCGGTGAGAACGCGTGA
- a CDS encoding helix-turn-helix transcriptional regulator produces MAGGDGDRTPRDDLDHLSRSPHRARVIQLFAQDDRTRRELHEETDIPQPTLGRILGSFQDRGWLMRDSETYSLTVRGELVASGFADLLEIIETVQRLPSDGHFEPIFDLGFDPEWLAHVDVADSDSEIDWYGHLRDVHDSVGTVENVREIAPSLLPGMPKLLVEQLRTNEFSIESIFFRESFEAYVADPENRSIVADMLRTGNARVHLTNESIRYYIARHGDRAVFDIPSDGGGSVVRFTTDQQAVVHWVDATVDEFRDRADTVTVEDLTE; encoded by the coding sequence ATGGCGGGAGGAGATGGCGACCGTACCCCACGCGACGATCTCGATCATCTCTCCCGGTCCCCTCACCGCGCTCGGGTCATCCAACTCTTTGCGCAAGACGACCGGACTCGACGGGAACTCCACGAGGAGACGGACATTCCTCAGCCGACGCTCGGGCGTATCCTGGGCTCGTTTCAGGATCGAGGCTGGCTCATGCGGGACAGCGAGACGTACTCGCTCACGGTCCGGGGTGAGCTGGTCGCGAGCGGATTCGCCGACCTCCTCGAGATCATCGAGACCGTCCAGCGGCTTCCGTCCGACGGGCACTTCGAGCCGATCTTCGACCTCGGATTCGACCCGGAGTGGCTCGCGCACGTCGATGTGGCCGACAGCGATAGTGAAATCGACTGGTACGGCCATCTTCGGGACGTACACGATTCCGTCGGGACGGTCGAAAACGTCCGGGAGATCGCTCCAAGTCTGTTGCCCGGGATGCCGAAATTGCTCGTCGAACAACTCCGCACGAACGAGTTCAGTATCGAATCGATCTTTTTTCGGGAGTCGTTCGAGGCCTACGTTGCCGACCCCGAGAACCGGTCGATCGTCGCCGACATGCTCCGCACCGGGAATGCCCGAGTGCATCTCACGAATGAGTCGATCCGGTACTACATCGCGCGTCACGGCGATCGAGCCGTCTTCGATATCCCCTCCGACGGTGGGGGGTCAGTCGTCCGGTTCACGACCGATCAGCAAGCGGTCGTCCACTGGGTTGATGCGACCGTCGACGAGTTCCGTGATCGGGCGGATACAGTGACGGTCGAGGACCTCACCGAGTGA